The following are encoded together in the Lactuca sativa cultivar Salinas chromosome 1, Lsat_Salinas_v11, whole genome shotgun sequence genome:
- the LOC111909285 gene encoding uncharacterized protein LOC111909285, with protein MSMLDSFFSKGAFKGSKCKTLLKLTIPRIKLLRNRREIHIKQMRRDIAKLLETGQEATARIRVEHIIREEKMMAAQEIIELFCELVVVRLPIIETQKECPLDLKEAISSLCFAAPRCADLPELIQVQMAFAGKYGKEFVIAATELLPECGVNRQLIEHLSVRAPPPDVKLNLLKEIAEEHEVDWDPTASETELLKPHEDLLNGPSQLATTKLPLPEEKHEEPQEQTHNEESDSDQEFDILDFPEVPNSSIQPSSALEFDSRPEMLPFPESALSDLNNNESETPPESQHKQFLPFISPPSATTTAKEISPSPVTKTTMNDEFQTTVPKETRSLPTTKPGVHDDLQDVLAAAMAAAESAERAAAAARAAASLAHLRISELMKKQNELESPENPFSGDNHQPHTPEENRNLSHQDSIKDENENGVYGSLSSQESLSSSHHQPQRLTSMEDGFMSYPNLFNSRSPGEQSFADSSRSGDER; from the exons ATGTCGATGCTTGATTCTTTCTTCAGCAAGGGGGCGTTCAAGGGTTCAAAATG TAAAACACTTCTGAAACTGACGATCCCACGCATAAAACTGCTGAGGAATCGTAGAGAGATTCATATAAAGCAGATGCGTCGTGACATTGCCAAACTTCTTGAGACTGGTCAAGAAGCCACTGCTCGAATCAGA GTGGAGCATATTATAAGGGAAGAAAAAATGATGGCAGCTCAAGAAATCATCGAGTTATTTTGTGAGCTTGTGGTTGTTCGTCTTCCAATTATTGAAACTCAAAA GGAATGTCCTCTTGATCTGAAAGAGGCGATTTCAAGTCTCTGTTTTGCTGCTCCAAGATGTGCAGATCTTCCTGAGCTGATCCAAGTTCAGATGGCTTTTGCTGGTAAATATGGCAAAGAATTTGTTATTGCTGCCACTGAACTCCTGCCAGAGTGTGGTGTCAACCGCCAG TTGATCGAACACCTATCTGTTCGTGCTCCACCTCCGGATGTAAAGCTCAATCTGTTGAAGGAAATTGCCGAGgagcatgaggttgattgggatcCTACTGCTTCTGAAACTGAATTGCTCAAGCCACATGAAGATTTGCTG AATGGCCCCTCACAACTTGCCACTACAAAATTGCCTCTTCCGGAAGAAAAACATGAAGAACCACAAGAACAAACCCATAATGAAGAGTCAGACTCTGATCAGGAATTTGACATTTTAGATTTTCCTGAGGTCCCCAATTCCTCCATACAACCTTCTTCTGCTCTGGAATTCGATTCCAGACCCGAAATGCTTCCGTTTCCAGAGTCCGCATTATCCGATCTCAACAACAACGAATCAGAAACACCGCCGGAATCCCAACATAAGCAGTTTCTTCCGTTCATATCTCCGCCATCAGCCACCACCACAGCGAAAGAAATCAGCCCGTCTCCCGTCACCAAAACCACCATGAATGATGAGTTTCAGACCACTGTACCAAAAGAAACCCGCTCACTTCCAACCACCAAACCCGGTGTCCATGACGATTTACAGGACGTATTGGCCGCTGCTATGGCGGCTGCCGAAAGCGCCGAACGGGCGGCAGCTGCCGCTCGTGCCGCTGCAAGCCTTGCCCATCTCCGAATCAGTGAACTCATGAAGAAACAGAACGAACTCGAGTCCCCTGAGAATCCGTTTTCCGGCGACAACCATCAGCCTCACACACCGGAGGAGAACCGAAATCTCAGCCATCAAGACTCGATTaaagatgaaaatgaaaatggagtttatggttcTTTGAGTTCTCAAGAATCCTTGAGTTCTTCTCATCATCAGCCACAGAGGTTGACATCAATGGAGGATGGGTTTATGTCGTATCCAAATTTGTTTAATTCACGGAGCCCTGGTGAACAATCTTTTGCTGATAGTTCACGTTCTGGTGATGAACGTTGA